In one window of Hymenobacter nivis DNA:
- a CDS encoding SusC/RagA family TonB-linked outer membrane protein, which produces MRRILLLFFFLVLVFAAQDLRAQGRTVSGTVVGSDGAAIPGVTVVAKGTSLGASTDAAGKYSFAVPATATSLVFSFVGYDSQEARINGQSTINIKLTANPTGLDEVVVVGYGTQSRRDLTGSVATIAGKEIANLPVQSFDQALQGRAAGVSITTPNGVLNNPPVIRIRGVNSISLSGGPLIVIDGIPAFSGNNSAVGSVPNNPLSNLNPNDIESTEVLKDASATAIYGSRAAGGVILITTKQGKKGQSKIGYDGWAGWSKPVRLYDVLGAQDYMMIKNEAVRNLNANRAAIGAAATNVEGFRPSLDANGNVIDTRWYDYIYRTGFSQSHNVNFSGGTEKTTYYTSIGYTNQKGMLTQNQFQRLSGRLNVDHKVYKNFTVGVRFGYSNTQNASPNSGSVADAAFGTAGLGRLPLVLPPNIPAFNPDGTYNVSGSGIGPGANLNPTSTTGAPLLPGYYNPVVDLQNNYFNSDGSEIQGSVYANWELVKGLNLRTSYGINNISFEDKSFQTALAGDGFSTGGAASNYFRTNKRWNWQNTAQYDHTFGEKHNFSLLAGNEQQVTNTQRWGATRTTVADPFFTNFQGNFTNIAAAGNFQGTNYLVSFFGRMNYNYDRKYLASVSFRRDGYSAWGDQKWGNFYGASLGYAISEENFWKNAPFAQAFSFLKITGSYGSVGNNQGIDDFVTLSTYGSGLYASNASLGYSNAGNRSLTWEVSKKTDIGLSFGFLQDRLQGDFAYYRNLVDGLILNVPQAPSKGIPNNSIAANIGSMQNSGVEFSLRFNAIQNKPFTWTVSGNVTTLKNRVLALATEGQRIGTATSGLETVNFTQVDHSAGELLAVTSLGVNPANGQRMIQKADGTVVQYNHLGTTGAGATGWTTMDGRNTSAPTQLADGQYYGPVLPTWYGGFDNTFRYKGIDLGVFIQFSGGNYIYNGTKSGLHDQRFWNNQTDILERWTSATETPNAKWPRVVYGDNVSNGSALVMSSNIEKGDFARLRNVSLGYSFTPTTLSRLSIASARVYVQVQNAALLTKYSGIDPEISTNSTSGQGSNTGAGVDRNSVGQARTYTVGFNIGF; this is translated from the coding sequence ATGAGAAGAATACTACTGTTATTTTTTTTCCTGGTTCTGGTCTTCGCGGCGCAGGACCTCCGGGCCCAAGGGCGCACCGTTTCGGGTACCGTGGTTGGCAGCGACGGGGCGGCCATTCCGGGTGTAACTGTTGTGGCAAAAGGCACTTCGCTGGGGGCCTCAACTGATGCCGCCGGTAAGTACAGTTTTGCAGTGCCGGCCACCGCTACCTCGCTGGTTTTCTCCTTCGTGGGCTACGACAGCCAGGAAGCCAGAATTAACGGCCAGTCAACCATTAACATCAAGCTGACTGCTAATCCGACGGGCCTTGACGAAGTGGTGGTGGTGGGCTACGGCACGCAGTCGCGCCGCGACCTGACGGGCAGCGTGGCCACCATCGCGGGCAAGGAGATTGCCAACCTGCCGGTGCAGAGCTTCGACCAGGCGCTGCAAGGCCGGGCCGCGGGTGTCAGCATCACCACACCCAACGGGGTGCTGAACAACCCACCCGTCATCCGCATCCGCGGGGTAAACTCCATCTCGCTGAGCGGGGGCCCCTTGATTGTGATTGACGGCATCCCGGCGTTCAGCGGCAACAACTCGGCCGTGGGCAGCGTGCCCAACAACCCGCTGAGTAACCTGAATCCCAACGATATCGAAAGCACGGAGGTACTGAAAGACGCTTCGGCGACAGCTATCTACGGCTCACGGGCGGCGGGCGGTGTCATCCTCATCACCACCAAGCAGGGCAAAAAAGGCCAGAGCAAAATTGGCTACGACGGCTGGGCCGGCTGGTCGAAGCCCGTGCGGCTCTACGACGTGCTGGGGGCCCAGGACTACATGATGATCAAGAACGAGGCGGTACGTAACCTGAACGCCAACCGCGCCGCAATTGGGGCCGCGGCCACCAACGTGGAAGGCTTCCGGCCCTCACTCGACGCCAACGGCAACGTGATTGACACGCGCTGGTACGACTACATCTACCGCACGGGCTTCTCGCAGAGCCACAACGTGAACTTCTCGGGCGGCACCGAAAAAACCACCTACTACACGTCGATTGGCTATACGAACCAGAAGGGTATGCTGACCCAGAACCAGTTCCAGCGCCTTTCGGGCCGCCTGAACGTGGACCACAAGGTGTACAAGAACTTCACGGTGGGCGTGCGTTTCGGCTACTCCAACACCCAAAATGCCTCGCCCAACTCGGGCTCGGTGGCCGACGCCGCCTTTGGCACGGCCGGCCTGGGACGCTTGCCCCTGGTGCTGCCCCCCAACATTCCGGCCTTCAACCCCGACGGTACTTACAACGTGAGCGGCTCGGGCATTGGGCCGGGCGCTAACCTCAACCCCACCTCGACCACCGGGGCCCCGCTGCTGCCGGGCTACTACAACCCGGTGGTGGATCTGCAGAACAACTACTTCAACTCGGACGGCAGCGAAATCCAGGGCAGCGTGTACGCCAACTGGGAACTTGTGAAGGGCCTGAACCTGCGCACGAGCTACGGCATTAACAACATCTCGTTCGAAGACAAGTCGTTCCAGACGGCCCTGGCCGGCGACGGCTTCTCCACGGGCGGCGCGGCCAGTAACTACTTCCGTACCAACAAGCGCTGGAACTGGCAGAACACGGCCCAGTACGACCACACGTTTGGCGAGAAGCACAACTTCTCACTGCTGGCCGGCAACGAGCAGCAGGTGACCAATACCCAGCGCTGGGGCGCTACCCGCACCACGGTGGCCGACCCGTTCTTCACCAACTTCCAAGGCAACTTCACCAACATTGCCGCGGCGGGCAACTTCCAAGGCACCAACTACCTGGTGTCATTCTTCGGCCGTATGAACTACAACTACGACCGCAAGTACCTGGCCTCAGTGAGCTTCCGCCGCGACGGCTACTCGGCCTGGGGCGACCAGAAGTGGGGCAACTTCTACGGCGCGTCGCTGGGCTACGCCATTTCGGAAGAGAACTTCTGGAAGAATGCTCCCTTCGCCCAAGCCTTTAGCTTCCTGAAGATTACGGGCAGCTACGGCAGCGTGGGCAACAACCAGGGCATCGACGACTTCGTGACGCTCTCGACCTACGGCTCGGGCCTCTACGCTTCCAACGCTTCGCTGGGTTACTCCAACGCCGGCAACCGGAGCCTGACTTGGGAAGTGAGCAAGAAAACGGATATTGGCCTCTCATTCGGCTTCCTGCAAGACCGCTTGCAGGGCGACTTCGCCTACTACCGCAACCTGGTGGACGGACTGATTCTGAACGTACCCCAGGCCCCTTCCAAGGGCATCCCGAACAATTCTATTGCCGCCAACATCGGCTCGATGCAGAACAGCGGCGTCGAGTTCAGCCTGCGCTTCAACGCTATCCAGAACAAACCCTTTACCTGGACGGTGAGCGGCAACGTAACGACGCTAAAGAACCGCGTGCTGGCCCTGGCCACCGAAGGCCAGCGCATCGGCACGGCCACGTCGGGCCTCGAAACGGTGAACTTTACGCAGGTGGACCACTCGGCCGGCGAGCTGCTGGCGGTAACGTCACTGGGCGTGAACCCAGCCAACGGCCAGCGCATGATTCAGAAAGCCGATGGCACCGTGGTGCAGTACAACCACTTGGGCACCACCGGCGCCGGCGCGACGGGCTGGACGACGATGGACGGCCGCAACACCTCGGCCCCCACGCAGCTGGCCGACGGCCAGTACTACGGCCCCGTGCTGCCCACCTGGTACGGCGGGTTTGACAACACGTTCCGCTACAAAGGCATCGACCTGGGCGTGTTCATCCAGTTCTCGGGCGGCAACTACATCTACAACGGCACGAAATCGGGCCTGCACGACCAGCGCTTCTGGAACAACCAGACGGATATTCTGGAGCGCTGGACCTCGGCCACCGAAACCCCCAACGCCAAGTGGCCCCGGGTGGTGTACGGCGACAACGTGTCGAACGGCTCGGCCCTCGTGATGTCGTCAAACATTGAGAAGGGTGACTTCGCCCGCCTGCGCAACGTGTCGCTGGGCTACTCCTTCACTCCCACCACGCTGAGCCGCCTGAGCATTGCCAGCGCCCGCGTGTACGTGCAGGTGCAGAACGCCGCGCTGCTGACGAAGTACTCGGGCATCGACCCGGAGATTTCCACCAACAGCACGTCGGGCCAGGGTAGCAATACCGGCGCGGGCGTTGACCGCAACTCCGTGGGCCAGGCCCGCACATACACCGTCGGGTTCAACATCGGTTTCTAA
- a CDS encoding RagB/SusD family nutrient uptake outer membrane protein, whose amino-acid sequence MKLSIKNKATAAACATFLALGTFSCQTDLLSPVPTTVLSDQVVFSTPARIGLQVNNMYAYAKTGSFLGGRYQIYGDIRANDFVNRTSNGVTGLGVWNHTLTEASQNDVIATWGAAYAAINQANVFLAGLDKNAALFVAPAFAANYATTANNYRGEARLLRALSYYSLLQLYARPYTDGGGTKPGLPLRILAETGPQNNNLARSTVAEVYAQILSDLTFAEQNLPLTYGTTDPSLNVTRAHRNTAIALKTRVYLSMGRYADVITEANKLVPAAAPFAAPSGVPNALNSSVVAVFAGSQLTTESILSFPFTAQDPPGTQNQLAYYYLPAPLGNGEYGLNTAAGSIYANTNWAATDARRVNFVTKSGTEYFLSKYPTGTPYIDKAPVIRYAEVLLNLAEARVRSTNTVDAQALLLLNAVRTRSSATAYTTADLSTVAATTDALLLERRIEFLGEGLRNGDLLRLGATIPGKGSVGAVEPTNVLYVWPIPSTELATNALMTRN is encoded by the coding sequence ATGAAGCTATCTATAAAGAATAAGGCGACCGCGGCAGCCTGCGCTACTTTTTTAGCCCTGGGCACCTTTTCCTGCCAGACTGACCTGCTGAGCCCTGTGCCCACCACGGTACTTTCTGACCAGGTGGTATTCAGCACCCCGGCCCGCATTGGGCTGCAAGTCAATAATATGTACGCCTACGCAAAGACGGGCAGCTTCCTGGGAGGGCGCTACCAGATTTACGGCGACATCCGAGCCAACGACTTCGTGAACCGCACGTCGAACGGCGTGACCGGCCTGGGGGTGTGGAACCATACGCTGACGGAAGCCTCGCAGAACGACGTCATTGCCACCTGGGGCGCGGCGTACGCGGCCATCAACCAGGCCAACGTGTTCCTGGCGGGCCTCGACAAAAATGCGGCGCTGTTTGTGGCCCCCGCCTTCGCGGCTAATTATGCCACCACGGCCAACAACTACCGTGGCGAAGCCCGGCTGCTGCGCGCCCTGAGCTACTACTCGCTGCTGCAACTCTACGCCCGGCCCTACACCGACGGCGGCGGCACCAAGCCCGGCCTGCCCCTGCGCATCCTAGCCGAAACCGGGCCCCAGAACAACAACCTGGCCCGCAGCACGGTGGCCGAGGTGTACGCCCAAATCCTGAGCGACCTCACCTTCGCCGAGCAGAACCTGCCACTGACTTACGGGACTACGGACCCTTCCTTGAACGTAACCCGAGCCCACCGCAACACGGCCATCGCCCTGAAAACGCGCGTGTACCTGAGCATGGGCCGCTACGCCGACGTCATTACGGAGGCCAATAAGCTGGTGCCCGCCGCCGCGCCCTTCGCGGCGCCGAGCGGCGTGCCCAACGCTCTAAATTCTTCGGTAGTAGCTGTGTTTGCGGGAAGTCAATTGACGACTGAGAGCATCCTGTCCTTCCCCTTCACGGCCCAAGACCCGCCCGGTACGCAGAACCAGCTAGCCTACTATTACTTGCCGGCCCCGCTGGGCAACGGTGAGTACGGCCTGAATACCGCCGCGGGCAGCATTTACGCCAACACCAACTGGGCCGCTACCGACGCCCGCCGCGTCAACTTCGTGACCAAATCGGGCACCGAGTACTTCTTGTCGAAGTACCCCACCGGCACGCCCTACATCGACAAAGCGCCCGTCATTCGCTACGCCGAGGTGCTGCTGAACCTGGCCGAGGCCCGGGTGCGCTCCACCAACACCGTGGACGCCCAGGCCCTCCTGCTGCTGAACGCCGTGCGCACCCGCTCCAGCGCTACGGCCTACACCACCGCCGACCTGAGCACGGTGGCCGCCACCACCGACGCGCTGCTGCTGGAGCGCCGCATCGAGTTCCTGGGCGAGGGCCTACGCAACGGCGACCTCCTGCGCCTCGGGGCCACCATCCCCGGTAAGGGGTCGGTTGGGGCCGTAGAGCCCACCAACGTGCTCTACGTGTGGCCCATCCCGTCCACGGAGCTGGCCACCAATGCCCTGATGACCCGCAACTAG
- a CDS encoding RDD family protein produces MSTLRIHTTQNVSLEYEVASVGERLLATLIDYALYLVWFALCGVLLYKLGAGQDRVALTLMLLPTMFYFLVCEVFFNGQTLGKKARHLRVVRLDGTAPGLGDYCLRWLLRPFEVLLFFGAPALLTILINGKGQRLGDIAAGTAVISLRPGAARAEGLSLAAVPADYQPVFAQAATLADHDVALLRRLVHQANARGNFMLLHETATKVKALTGIASDLPDLPFLQTVLRDHAYLAAQA; encoded by the coding sequence ATGAGTACCCTCCGCATCCACACCACCCAGAACGTCAGCCTGGAGTACGAGGTTGCCAGCGTGGGCGAGCGCCTGCTGGCCACGCTCATCGACTACGCCTTATACCTGGTGTGGTTTGCCCTGTGCGGCGTGCTGCTTTACAAGCTGGGCGCCGGCCAAGACCGGGTGGCGCTGACGCTGATGCTGCTGCCCACCATGTTCTACTTTCTCGTGTGCGAAGTATTTTTCAACGGCCAAACGCTGGGCAAAAAGGCGCGCCACCTGCGCGTGGTGCGCCTCGATGGCACGGCCCCTGGCCTCGGCGACTACTGCCTGCGCTGGCTGCTGCGTCCCTTCGAGGTGCTGCTCTTTTTTGGGGCTCCGGCGCTGCTCACCATCCTTATCAACGGCAAGGGCCAGCGCCTGGGCGACATAGCCGCCGGCACGGCCGTTATCAGCCTGCGCCCGGGCGCAGCGCGCGCCGAGGGCCTAAGCCTGGCCGCAGTGCCGGCCGACTACCAACCCGTTTTCGCACAAGCCGCCACCCTCGCCGACCACGACGTGGCTCTGCTACGCCGGCTGGTGCACCAGGCCAACGCTCGTGGCAACTTCATGCTGCTGCACGAAACCGCTACTAAGGTCAAGGCCCTCACCGGCATCGCCTCCGACCTGCCCGACCTGCCCTTCCTGCAAACCGTGCTGCGCGACCACGCCTACCTGGCCGCCCAGGCCTAG
- a CDS encoding stage II sporulation protein M: MREALFLRQNQARWQQYAAGPAADPNELAARFVALTDDLAFAQTFYPASPTTAYLNDLAAQQHQALYRNKREAGGRFGRFWAREVPLVVGRHHRTLAWALAVFLLFTALGALSAAYDDTFVRAVLGDGYVDQTLENIRRGDPMAIYKNAGQASMFLQITANNVRVALLTFAAGITGGVGTAYMLFKNGVMLGSFQYFFYQQHVLRQSLLTIWIHGTLEISSIVLAGGAGFVMARGLLFPGTYSRAEAFRRSAREGLKLAMGLVPLFFVAGFLESFVTRHTEMPLAASLAIIGGSAAFLGWYFVWYPIRLRRQLGAPPATE, translated from the coding sequence ATGCGCGAAGCCCTTTTTCTCCGCCAAAACCAGGCCCGCTGGCAGCAGTACGCGGCCGGCCCCGCCGCCGATCCCAACGAGCTAGCCGCCCGCTTCGTGGCCCTGACCGACGACCTGGCCTTTGCCCAAACCTTTTACCCCGCTTCGCCCACCACGGCTTACCTCAACGACCTGGCTGCCCAGCAGCACCAGGCCCTGTACCGCAACAAGCGGGAAGCAGGCGGGCGCTTCGGGCGCTTCTGGGCTCGGGAGGTGCCGCTGGTGGTGGGCCGCCACCACCGCACACTGGCCTGGGCGCTGGCCGTATTTCTGCTCTTCACGGCGCTGGGGGCCCTATCGGCAGCCTACGACGACACGTTTGTGCGGGCCGTGCTTGGCGACGGCTACGTGGACCAGACCCTGGAAAACATTCGCCGCGGCGACCCGATGGCTATTTACAAGAACGCGGGCCAGGCGTCGATGTTCCTGCAAATCACCGCCAACAACGTGCGGGTGGCGTTGCTCACCTTCGCGGCGGGCATCACCGGGGGCGTGGGCACGGCATATATGCTCTTCAAAAACGGGGTGATGTTGGGCTCGTTCCAGTACTTCTTTTACCAGCAGCACGTGCTGCGGCAGTCGCTGCTCACCATCTGGATCCACGGCACGCTCGAAATCTCGTCCATCGTACTGGCCGGCGGTGCGGGCTTCGTTATGGCCCGGGGCCTGCTGTTTCCGGGCACCTACAGCCGGGCCGAGGCGTTCCGGCGCTCGGCCCGCGAGGGCCTGAAGCTGGCCATGGGCCTGGTGCCACTGTTTTTCGTGGCGGGCTTTCTGGAGAGCTTCGTGACGCGCCACACCGAGATGCCGCTGGCGGCCAGCCTGGCCATCATCGGCGGGTCGGCGGCGTTCCTCGGGTGGTATTTCGTGTGGTACCCCATCCGGCTTCGGCGGCAGCTGGGGGCCCCACCGGCTACTGAATAG
- a CDS encoding DUF4129 domain-containing protein, translating to MKTPRPSALLPFSWLRPAVLAMGLLAATGAAGGPPAQGPARALAPADTATRPLPADRATPLPARRPDAARLRGLRSQRDFDYAEAVPHLSAWDLFWARLWQRVQNWLQQRSYTHFWRWVFYALFVAAGVFVVLKLLQVDLTGVFGRGPRRPPLAYDAAAENIHAVDFPARLAEAEATGNFRLAVRLGYLQLLKQLADGGFIDWQPNKTNHAYLAELPAQGPLRADFREITRQFEYVWYGELGLTAGQYAHVRTGHRALAGQLAGAPAHRPA from the coding sequence TTGAAAACGCCCCGCCCATCCGCCCTGCTTCCGTTCTCCTGGCTACGCCCTGCGGTGCTGGCCATGGGCTTGCTTGCCGCCACGGGCGCGGCCGGGGGCCCCCCGGCGCAGGGGCCCGCGCGGGCCCTGGCGCCGGCCGATACGGCTACCCGCCCGCTGCCCGCCGACCGCGCCACACCGCTGCCCGCCCGCCGGCCCGACGCGGCGCGGCTGCGCGGGCTGCGCAGCCAGCGCGATTTCGACTATGCCGAGGCGGTGCCGCACCTCAGCGCCTGGGATTTGTTTTGGGCGCGGCTGTGGCAGCGGGTACAGAACTGGTTGCAGCAGCGGAGCTACACGCACTTCTGGCGCTGGGTTTTCTACGCCCTGTTTGTGGCGGCAGGCGTGTTTGTGGTGCTGAAGCTGTTGCAGGTGGACCTCACCGGCGTGTTTGGCCGCGGGCCGCGCCGCCCCCCCCTGGCCTACGACGCGGCCGCCGAAAACATCCACGCGGTTGACTTCCCTGCCCGCCTGGCCGAGGCCGAGGCCACCGGCAACTTCCGGCTGGCCGTGCGCCTGGGTTACTTACAGCTGCTCAAGCAACTGGCCGACGGCGGCTTCATCGACTGGCAACCCAACAAAACCAACCACGCCTACCTGGCCGAGCTGCCCGCCCAGGGCCCCCTGCGCGCCGATTTTCGCGAAATCACCCGGCAGTTTGAGTACGTGTGGTACGGCGAACTGGGGCTGACGGCCGGGCAGTACGCGCACGTGCGCACCGGGCACCGGGCCCTGGCCGGCCAGCTGGCGGGGGCCCCGGCCCACCGCCCTGCCTAA
- a CDS encoding DUF4350 domain-containing protein: MTTFRWYMLGLLALFGAYVALEYYRPKPLDWSPTYINKDKIPYGTFVLFDQLPRLLGTDSVATVRRSAYTQLTGAPDAAAEVDSSSQTSTAVNDSTEAETPPPPTAGPDVLAAQASYLFINDGFGASAADARALLRFVALGNDVFIAADDFQSPVLGDSLGFYTDDVAVASHSGPRGLLVADSVTLRFTHPALAGARYRLPALLARARLVVKAGRAGRTLATDAQGRAVFIRLDHGAGHFYLCSVPLAFTNYYLLRPRTADFAAGALAYLPARAAWWDEYQKQGPLGDQSLLRVLLAYPALRAAYYLTLLGAVLFVLVEARRRQRIIPTIKPLPNTTLLFIRTVAGLYRQGRNHALIAEKRVALFLDYLRVRFNEASPDLGDSDFRERLSQKAGLPRARVDELLRLVNFARTAPQIDDRALLQLSRAITDFRREAG, encoded by the coding sequence ATGACGACGTTTCGCTGGTATATGCTCGGGTTGCTGGCCTTGTTCGGGGCCTACGTGGCCCTGGAATATTACCGCCCCAAGCCCCTGGACTGGTCACCGACCTACATTAACAAGGATAAGATTCCCTACGGCACCTTCGTGCTGTTCGACCAGCTGCCGCGCCTGCTGGGCACCGATTCGGTGGCCACCGTGCGCCGCTCGGCCTACACCCAGCTCACCGGGGCCCCGGACGCCGCTGCAGAGGTGGACAGCAGCAGCCAGACCAGTACCGCCGTCAACGACTCTACCGAAGCGGAAACGCCCCCGCCGCCCACCGCGGGGCCCGATGTGCTGGCGGCCCAGGCCAGTTACTTATTCATCAACGACGGCTTTGGGGCCTCAGCGGCCGACGCACGCGCCCTGCTGCGCTTCGTGGCCCTGGGCAACGACGTGTTCATCGCGGCCGATGACTTCCAGAGCCCCGTGCTGGGTGATTCGCTGGGCTTTTACACCGACGATGTGGCTGTGGCCTCCCACTCCGGACCCCGCGGCCTGCTCGTCGCCGATTCGGTGACGCTGCGCTTTACCCACCCGGCATTGGCCGGCGCGCGCTACCGGCTGCCGGCCCTGCTGGCCCGGGCCCGCCTGGTGGTGAAGGCCGGGCGGGCCGGCCGCACGCTGGCCACCGACGCCCAGGGCCGCGCCGTGTTTATCCGCCTCGATCACGGCGCAGGCCATTTCTACCTCTGCTCGGTGCCGCTGGCCTTCACGAATTACTATTTGCTGCGGCCCCGCACCGCCGATTTTGCCGCCGGGGCCCTGGCCTACCTACCCGCCCGCGCCGCCTGGTGGGATGAGTACCAGAAGCAGGGGCCCCTGGGCGACCAGTCGCTGCTGCGGGTGCTGCTGGCCTACCCGGCCCTGCGCGCCGCCTACTATCTCACGCTGCTGGGGGCCGTGCTGTTTGTGCTGGTGGAAGCGCGCCGCCGCCAGCGCATCATTCCCACCATCAAGCCGTTGCCCAACACCACGTTACTTTTTATCCGCACCGTGGCGGGACTATACCGCCAGGGCCGCAACCATGCGCTAATTGCTGAGAAGCGGGTGGCCCTGTTCCTGGATTACCTGCGGGTACGCTTCAATGAAGCCAGCCCCGACCTGGGCGACAGCGACTTCCGCGAACGGCTGAGCCAGAAGGCCGGCCTGCCCCGCGCCCGTGTGGACGAGTTGCTGCGGCTCGTAAATTTCGCCCGTACCGCCCCCCAAATCGACGACCGGGCGCTGCTACAACTCAGCCGGGCCATCACCGATTTCCGGCGCGAAGCCGGGTAG
- a CDS encoding AAA family ATPase: MEPTDLAPNSTPLDLAAGNDTPLAETALLNEPAPLAESAPAPEAAAGFAPRTDFAQLSARAEAVRAEIGKIIVGQADLLELLLTAVLADGHVLLEGVPGVAKTLMAKLLARTLAVPFSRIQFTPDLMPADVLGTSIFRQNTGEFEFRRGPIFASVVLIDEINRAPAKTQSALFEVMEERTVTQDGTTYTMQEPFLVLATQNPVEQEGTYRLPEAQLDRFLFKLRVGYPTLAEEVQILQGHHAGFGGTSLDSVQPILSAADLGALRAQVRQQRVEPNILEYIAKLVGQTRAHKALYLGASPRASLALLNGAKALAALRGRDFVTPEDVQFLAPSVLRHRILLTPEREMEGGTPDEVVQQIVQSVEVPR, encoded by the coding sequence ATGGAACCCACCGACCTCGCCCCCAACTCCACCCCACTGGACCTTGCCGCTGGCAATGATACGCCTTTGGCCGAAACCGCGCTTTTGAATGAACCCGCGCCTTTAGCTGAGTCCGCGCCCGCGCCCGAGGCGGCCGCCGGCTTCGCGCCCCGCACTGATTTTGCCCAGCTCTCGGCCCGCGCCGAGGCCGTGCGCGCCGAGATTGGCAAAATCATCGTTGGCCAAGCCGATTTGCTGGAGCTGCTGCTCACGGCCGTGCTGGCCGATGGGCACGTGCTGCTGGAGGGCGTGCCGGGCGTGGCCAAAACCCTTATGGCCAAGCTACTGGCGCGCACGCTGGCCGTGCCGTTCAGCCGCATCCAGTTCACGCCCGACCTGATGCCGGCCGACGTGCTGGGCACGTCCATTTTCCGGCAGAATACCGGCGAGTTTGAGTTTCGGCGGGGGCCCATTTTCGCCAGCGTGGTGCTGATTGACGAGATAAACAGGGCCCCGGCCAAGACGCAATCGGCGCTGTTTGAGGTGATGGAGGAGCGCACCGTGACGCAGGATGGCACCACCTACACCATGCAGGAGCCGTTTTTGGTGCTGGCCACCCAGAACCCCGTGGAGCAGGAAGGCACCTATCGCCTGCCCGAAGCCCAGCTCGACCGCTTCCTGTTCAAGCTGCGCGTGGGCTATCCCACCCTGGCCGAGGAAGTGCAGATTTTGCAGGGCCACCACGCCGGTTTCGGCGGCACTTCGCTCGATTCAGTGCAGCCCATCCTATCGGCCGCCGACCTGGGGGCCCTGCGCGCGCAAGTGCGCCAGCAACGCGTCGAGCCCAACATTCTGGAGTACATCGCCAAGCTCGTGGGCCAGACCCGCGCCCACAAAGCACTGTACCTGGGGGCCTCGCCCCGCGCCTCGCTGGCCCTGCTCAACGGCGCCAAGGCCCTGGCCGCCCTGCGCGGCCGCGACTTCGTGACGCCCGAAGACGTGCAGTTCCTGGCCCCCAGCGTGCTGCGCCACCGTATCCTGCTTACCCCCGAGCGCGAAATGGAAGGCGGCACACCCGACGAAGTAGTGCAGCAGATTGTGCAGTCGGTGGAAGTTCCTAGGTGA
- a CDS encoding helix-turn-helix domain-containing protein, whose protein sequence is MQKRYISLDAAERTTLEAGRHHHPQHQFRARCQGLLWSADGQSVPALAALLNVSQGTVYGWFNRWEQGGLAGLANAKGQGRPAILQPADQQRVEAAVRANRQQLKDVTAVLRQELRKDFSALTLKRFLKSVGANGGASATG, encoded by the coding sequence ATGCAAAAACGCTACATTTCCTTGGACGCTGCGGAACGGACTACGCTGGAAGCTGGCCGTCACCATCACCCGCAGCACCAGTTCCGCGCCCGTTGCCAAGGCTTGTTGTGGAGCGCGGACGGGCAGTCGGTCCCCGCGCTGGCGGCCCTGCTGAACGTGAGCCAGGGCACGGTGTACGGCTGGTTTAACCGCTGGGAACAGGGCGGCTTAGCGGGCTTGGCCAACGCCAAAGGGCAAGGTCGGCCGGCTATCCTGCAGCCCGCCGACCAGCAGCGCGTGGAAGCCGCTGTGCGCGCCAACCGCCAGCAACTCAAAGACGTGACCGCCGTGCTGCGTCAGGAACTGCGCAAAGATTTCTCGGCCCTGACGCTGAAGCGTTTTTTAAAAAGTGTGGGGGCAAATGGCGGCGCTTCCGCCACGGGCTGA
- a CDS encoding IS630 family transposase translates to MKPAQDPDDYAFKAHQLRQVQELEQAGALDLFYGDESGFCLTSAIPYGWQFPGEHVATQPRHSQRFNVLGLFNATTNELHTAAREGSVDAAFVIDTLDAWVATRTRPTVLVLDNARLHHTAAFQARLQDWEDRDVHIFYLPTYSPHLNKIETLWRKVKYEWLRPEAYADFKTLKTAVWHILDRVGRQFTIQFAT, encoded by the coding sequence CTGAAACCGGCCCAGGACCCGGACGACTACGCCTTCAAAGCCCACCAGTTGCGCCAGGTGCAAGAGTTGGAGCAAGCAGGCGCGCTTGACCTGTTCTACGGCGATGAATCCGGCTTTTGCCTGACCTCGGCCATCCCGTACGGCTGGCAATTTCCCGGCGAACACGTTGCCACCCAGCCCCGCCATAGCCAGCGCTTCAACGTGTTGGGCTTGTTCAACGCCACCACCAACGAGTTGCACACCGCCGCCCGTGAGGGAAGCGTGGATGCGGCCTTTGTCATTGACACGCTCGACGCCTGGGTCGCGACCCGCACCCGGCCCACGGTACTGGTCCTCGACAATGCCCGCCTGCACCACACCGCCGCGTTTCAAGCGCGGCTGCAGGACTGGGAGGACCGCGACGTGCACATTTTCTACCTGCCCACCTACAGCCCTCACCTCAACAAAATCGAGACCCTCTGGCGCAAAGTCAAATACGAGTGGCTGCGGCCCGAAGCCTACGCCGATTTCAAAACCCTCAAAACCGCTGTGTGGCACATTCTCGACCGCGTTGGCCGCCAATTCACCATCCAATTTGCAACCTGA